The Streptomyces europaeiscabiei genome window below encodes:
- a CDS encoding DUF6113 family protein translates to MKQTDRPTGGQGGALAQPLMFPPLARAAAHLGLFALGAVVGLAGGLLQAAWFPGGLLLALLGAAGLFLGGARATDGRAGAVAPAAGWMISVVLLTSTRPEGDFLFGAGVGSYLFLLGGMAVAVMCATLGWGRQPTGPDARLGK, encoded by the coding sequence ATGAAGCAGACGGACCGGCCGACGGGCGGGCAAGGCGGCGCGCTCGCCCAGCCGTTGATGTTCCCCCCGCTGGCGCGCGCCGCCGCCCACCTGGGGCTCTTCGCGCTGGGAGCGGTGGTCGGCCTGGCCGGCGGGCTGCTCCAAGCAGCCTGGTTCCCCGGCGGATTGCTGCTCGCGCTGCTGGGCGCGGCCGGGCTCTTCCTGGGGGGAGCGCGGGCGACGGACGGCCGGGCGGGGGCCGTTGCACCGGCCGCCGGCTGGATGATCTCCGTCGTCCTGCTGACGTCCACCCGGCCGGAGGGGGACTTCCTGTTCGGCGCGGGAGTCGGCTCGTACCTCTTCCTGCTCGGTGGCATGGCTGTGGCTGTGATGTGCGCCACCCTTGGGTGGGGGCGGCAACCGACCGGGCCCGATGCCCGACTTGGGAAGTGA